DNA from Terriglobales bacterium:
GGTCCTCCAGCTTTTCGCTGAAGAGATATCCGACCGTGACTGCCCCGCCGAAGTACAGCAGCGCGCCCATCAAATCCAGCAGGATGAAGCGTGGCAGGCGCATGCCGGTCATGCCTGCCATGGGCGGCGCCGCCGTATTCAGGCCGGGAATGAACTTGGCCAGCAGAAGCGACCGCGACGAGTGGTTTTGGAATGCATCTTCAGTGCGCCGGACGCAAGACTCCGGTTCCAGCGAAATCCGGCACAACAGCCCCAGGATCTTTCCGCCGCGACGCTTTCCCAGCTCATACCACGACACGTCGGCGATGATCGAGGCGCTCACCGCGAGCGCAATCGCCACGCCGAAGCTGAGTTTTCCCGCGCCCGCCAGCGCCCCGGCGGCTAGCAACACCGGCAAAGATGGAACTGGCAGCCCGAGTTGCTCTGTCAACACCCAGGCGAACAGCAGCGTGTAACCGTGTTCAACGAGGAAATCGATGGTCTCGCGCATCCAGCTAAGCCGCAACCGGCTCAGCTAACAGATGCGGCGGGACTACCCAGCGCGCTTGAAAAATTGCACCGCCCTTTCGTGCTTTTGAGCCTGTTCGCGGCTCTTGAACGTGCCCAGGTTCTTGCGCCGTCCGGTGCGTGCATCTTTCTTACGGGAATAGAGGCGGAATTCGCCGGATTTCAGCTTGCGGATCATAATTTGTCTTGGATGCGGATCCGGTTGGGGGAGGGTTTGCGGCTAAAACATAAGAGTCCCGAAGTTGTGTCGGCCCTGTTCTCCTCGACCAGCAGCTCGCGTTAGACCCTCGCTGACCTGCTCTCGCCACTCCCTTGCGGGTCGCGACGCGCGATCCTTCGAGCTCGGGCTCCGGGCTTGCCACCAACCGGAAAAACCGGACTGACGCCTCGGGACTCTATCCTGCTCTTGACCGCGTTTCCTGTTCCCCTCGACCAGCGCTTTGCTATAGACCCTTGCCTTGCCTTCCGTACTGTTCGCCTCGAGAGCGCGTACAGTGACTTGGCTCGAGCCCCGGACTCTGCACCAACCGGCGAAACTCAGAAACTGTCAAAGAACGAGTGTCCTTTTACTCC
Protein-coding regions in this window:
- a CDS encoding VTT domain-containing protein; this encodes MRETIDFLVEHGYTLLFAWVLTEQLGLPVPSLPVLLAAGALAGAGKLSFGVAIALAVSASIIADVSWYELGKRRGGKILGLLCRISLEPESCVRRTEDAFQNHSSRSLLLAKFIPGLNTAAPPMAGMTGMRLPRFILLDLMGALLYFGGAVTVGYLFSEKLEDLAFYFSRLGDVAVVVLVLLFAGYIGRKYLARRKFQRELWMARITPEELKAKLDAGEALAILDLRHPLDFLPYPQVIPGAIRFAPKEIEQRHREIPRDREVILYCT